A single window of Lacerta agilis isolate rLacAgi1 chromosome 12, rLacAgi1.pri, whole genome shotgun sequence DNA harbors:
- the ACTR3B gene encoding actin-related protein 3B isoform X1 — MANHLPPCVVDGGTGYTKLGYAGNTEPQFIIPSCIAIRESAKIGDQAQRRLTQGIDDLDFFIGDEAVDKPTYATKWPIRHGIVEDWDLMERFMEQVIFKYLRAEPEDHYFLMTEPPLNTPENREYLAEIMFESFNVPGLYIAVQAVLALAASWTSRQVGERTLTGTVVDSGDGVTHVIPVAEGYVIGSCIKHIPIAGRDITYFIQQLLREREVGIPPEQSLETAKAIKEKYCYICPDIVKEFAKYDTDPRKWIKQYTGINSINKNKFIIDVGYERFLGPEIFFHPEFANPDFMESISNVVDDVVQNCPIDVRRPLYKNVVLSGGSTMFRDFGRRLQRDLKRVVDARLKTSEELSGGRIKPKPVEVQVISHHMQRYAVWFGGSMLASTSEFFEVCHTKKDYEEYGPGICRHNPVFGVMS; from the exons ATGGCGAACCACCTGCCGCCGTGCGTCGTGGACGGCGGCACCGG GTATACAAAACTGGGTTATGCAGGGAATACAGAACCACAATTCATTATCCCATCAT GTATTGCAATAAGAGAATCGGCAAAGATTGGTGACCAAGCACAGAGGAGGCTTACTCAAGGAATTGATGATCTAGACTTTTTCATTGGAGATGAAGCCGTAGATAAACCTACCTATGCTACAAAG TGGCCTATACGTCATGGTATTGTGGAAGACTGGGATCTTATGGAAAGATTCATGGAGCAGgttatttttaaatatcttcGAGCTGAACCAGAAGATCACTACTTCTTGATG aCTGAGCCACCACTGAATACTCCTGAGAACAGAGAATACCTTGCAGAAATCATGTTTGAATCTTTTAATGTGCCAGGACTTTACATTGCGGTTCAG GCCGTGTTGGCTTTAGCTGCGTCTTGGACTTCACGGCAAGTTGGGGAACGTACTTTAACTGGAACTGTTGTTGACAGTGGTGATGGTGTGACCCATGTCATTCCAGTG GCAGAAGGTTATGTAATTGGCAGTTGCATCAAACACATCCCCATTGCAGGTAGAGATATTACATATTTCATTCAACAGCTCCtaagggagagggaggtgggaaTTCCACCCGAACAATCATTGGAGACAGCTAAAGCCATAAAG GAAAAGTACTGTTATATTTGTCCAGACATAGTGAAGGAATTTGCCAAGTATGATACAGATCCACGCAAGTGGATAAAGCAATATACAGGCATCAATTCAatcaacaaaaataaatttatcATAGATGTTGGTTATGAAAGGTTTCTTGGGCCAGAAATCTTCTTTCATCCAGAG TTTGCCAATCCAGACTTCATGGAATCCATTTCAAATGTGGTTGATGACGTTGTACAGAACTGCCCCATTGATGTTCGGCGCCCTTTATATAAG AATGTGGTTCTTTCAGGAGGATCCACGATGTTCAGGGATTTTGGGCGCCGGCTGCAGAGAGACTTGAAGAGGGTCGTAGATGCTCGACTGAAAACCAGCGAAGAGCTCAGTGGTGGTCGGATAAAG CCCAAACCTGTTGAAGTTCAAGTGATAAGTCACCATATGCAGCGCTATGCAGTCTGGTTTGGAGGATCAATGCTTGCATCAACA